One region of Moraxella sp. ZY210820 genomic DNA includes:
- a CDS encoding oxidoreductase-like domain-containing protein, with protein sequence MSEPKELLPEPTPPEDWECCGSECGDYCVYEIYRREKQAYDEQQQRLAKQAES encoded by the coding sequence ATGAGTGAACCCAAAGAACTTTTACCTGAACCTACGCCGCCCGAAGACTGGGAATGTTGTGGTAGTGAATGTGGCGATTATTGCGTATATGAGATTTATCGCCGTGAAAAGCAGGCTTATGATGAACAACAACAACGTTTAGCAAAACAGGCTGAATCCTAA
- a CDS encoding tetratricopeptide repeat protein produces the protein MKKLLMTGLLAVTANFAYANDTNIYAKAEQFYTAQDFTNAFKEFERIAKTGDAQAIFNLGQMTRFGQGTKQDSKKALKLFKQAADKNYARAEMVLFEIYTDGDLGVKADSIQARKHLEKASKLGWTDATVELANQYFAQGTTESDKKGVELLKPLAEQNNQSAQHLLAVYHIVNGVKTVNESSIMTGIKSLETLTKQGYIPSMMAVANMSATGEVLPQNLALAKNLYTILAENNVPTAKERLAQVEQALTQVPAEAPKAKPTKAK, from the coding sequence ATGAAAAAATTATTAATGACTGGTCTATTGGCTGTAACCGCAAACTTTGCTTATGCAAATGATACCAATATTTATGCAAAAGCAGAACAGTTTTATACGGCACAAGATTTTACGAATGCGTTTAAAGAGTTTGAGCGTATTGCTAAAACAGGTGATGCTCAAGCAATATTTAATTTAGGGCAAATGACACGTTTTGGGCAAGGCACCAAACAAGATTCAAAAAAAGCATTAAAATTATTTAAACAAGCAGCTGATAAAAATTATGCTCGTGCAGAAATGGTGTTGTTTGAAATTTACACTGATGGCGATTTAGGTGTAAAAGCAGATAGTATACAAGCTCGTAAACACTTAGAAAAAGCGTCAAAATTAGGTTGGACAGATGCAACTGTTGAATTGGCAAATCAATATTTTGCACAGGGTACGACTGAAAGTGATAAAAAAGGAGTTGAATTATTAAAGCCATTGGCAGAACAAAATAACCAATCAGCACAACATTTATTGGCGGTTTATCATATTGTCAATGGTGTTAAAACGGTAAATGAAAGTTCAATTATGACAGGGATTAAAAGCCTAGAAACATTGACGAAACAAGGCTATATTCCATCGATGATGGCGGTGGCAAATATGTCAGCAACAGGTGAAGTTTTACCACAAAACTTAGCATTAGCAAAAAATCTTTATACGATTTTAGCAGAAAATAATGTACCGACAGCGAAAGAACGTTTAGCCCAAGTAGAACAAGCCCTCACTCAAGTGCCAGCAGAAGCACCGAAAGCAAAACCAACAAAAGCAAAATAA